The following proteins come from a genomic window of Nothobranchius furzeri strain GRZ-AD chromosome 1, NfurGRZ-RIMD1, whole genome shotgun sequence:
- the arl3l1 gene encoding ADP ribosylation factor like GTPase 3, like 1, with protein sequence MGEAQKGLLSVIEKLKGSTEQEVRIVLLGLDNAGKTTLLKSLASEDVNTITPTQGFNIKSVASHGMKLNVWDIGGQRKIRPFWKKYLENTDLLIYVIDSADKKRFEETGLELSELIDEENLKGVPVLIFANKQDLVTASPASEIAEGLNLHTYRDRQWQIQACSAMSGEGVQDGMNWICNNIVNKKK encoded by the exons GGCTTACTCTCTGTCATAGAGAAGCTGAAGGGATCCACGGAGCAGGAGGTCAGGATAGTGCTCCTGGGGTTGGACAACGCCGGAAAAACCACGCTGCTGAAGAGCCTCGCCTCCGAGGACGTGAACACTATCACGCCTACGCAG GGCTTCAACATAAAGAGTGTCGCCTCCCACGGGATGAAACTCAATGTCTGGGACATCGGAGGACAGAGGAAGATCAGACCCTTTTGGAAAAAGTACCTGGAAAACACAGACCTCTTA ATTTATGTCATCGACAGCGCAGACAAGAAGAGGTTTGAGGAGACGGGACTG GAGCTGTCTGAGCTGATCGATGAGGAGAACTTAAAAGGCGTCCCAGTTCTGATTTTTGCTAATAAGCAGGATCTGGTCACAGCGTCGCCGGCCAGCGAGATTGCTGAGGGACTCAACTTGCACACGTACCGCGACCGCCAGTGGCAAATCCAGGCCTGCTCGGCCATGTCCGGGGAAGGAGTTCAG GATGGGATGAACTGGATTTGTAACAACATTGTGAACAAGAAGAAGTGA